The Balearica regulorum gibbericeps isolate bBalReg1 chromosome 12, bBalReg1.pri, whole genome shotgun sequence genome includes a region encoding these proteins:
- the SHF gene encoding SH2 domain-containing adapter protein F isoform X3, protein MLLSGAAAGSERGGGAGAGAGAGGAPQCVGTMARWLREHLGFRSAKPAPPAPPKPDYRAGPPPQPPPPPGGAAEPLAAAQPDIVAAYRLQKERDFEDPYSGAPPPAAPDGPRYVSPKHRLIKVEAVEKVPASPPPPPLTPAAPGSPPAGPEPPDEPPQELAVLEDYADPFDAAQVAGSQAGLEKVTENDGYMEPYEAQKMMAEIRQKGLREAPARPLHLYDTPYEPVLGGLDVDGDRPACPRPRESRLPEDDERPPEEYDQPWEWKKERISKAFAVEIKVIKDLPWPPPVGQLDSGESPPDGEAGASVPPQHGQPGYEDANGPSEGLGYGRTSPCREEKARAALRHGSSSLKSTKMLIAEPGPFVGERIDPALPLESQCWYHGAISRTDAETLLRLCKEASYLVRNSETSKNDFSLSLKTLGTA, encoded by the exons ATGCTGCTGAGCGGAGCGGCGGCCGGCTcggagcgcggcggcggggcgggagccggggcgggggccggcggggctcCGCAGTGCGTGGGCACCATGGCCCGCTGGCTCCGCGAGCACCTGGGCTTCCGCAGCGCCAAGCCCGCTCCCCCCGCGCCGCCCAAGCCCGACTACCGCGCCGGgccgccgccgcagccgcccccgccgcccggggGCGCCGCCGAGCCGCTGGCCGCCGCCCAGCCCGACATCGTGGCGGCCTACCGGCTGCAGAAGGAGCGCGACTTCGAGGACCCCTACAGCggggcgccgccgcccgccgcccccgaCGGGCCCCGGTACGTCTCGCCCAAGCACCGGCTCATCAAGGTGGAGGCGGTGGAGAAGGTGCCCgccagccccccgccgccgccgctgaCGCCCGCCGCCCCCGGTTCGCCACCGGCCGGCCCCGAGCCGCCCGACGAGCCGCCGCAGGAG ctGGCTGTCCTGGAGGACTATGCAGATCCCTTCGATGCGGCGCAGGTGGCTGGtagccaggcagggctggagaagGTGACGGAGAACGATGGATACATGGAGCCATACGAAGCCCAGAAGATGATGGCTG AGATCCGCCAGAAGGGCTTACGGGAGGCTCCTGCTCGGCCGCTGCACCTCTACGACACTCCCTATGAGCCTGTGCTCGGAGGGCTGGATGTGGATGGCGACCGGCCGGCTTGCCCCAGGCCCAGGGAGTCCCGGCTGCCCGAGGATGACGAGCGGCCGCCGGAGGAATACGACCAGCCCTGGGAGTGGAAGAAGGAGCGGATCTCCAAAGCCTTTGCAG TTGAAATCAAGGTCATTAAAGACCTGCCATGGCCACCGCCGGTGGGACAGCTCGACAGCGGTGAAAGCCCCCCGGACGGTGAGGCCGGTGCCTCCGTCCCTCCGCAGCACGGCCAGCCCGGCTACGAAGACGCCAACG GTCCGTCGGAGGGGCTGGGGTACGGCCGCACCTCGCcctgcagggaggagaaggcCAGGGCAGCCCTCAGACATGGCTCCAGCAGCCTCAAGAGCACGAAGATGCTGATCGCCGAGCCTGGCCCCTTCGTTGGGGAGAGGATtgaccctgccctgcccctggaGAGCCAGTG ctggTACCACGGGGCCATCAGCCGGACGGACGCAGAGACGCTGCTGAGGCTGTGCAAGGAGGCCAGCTACTTGGTGCGGAACAGCGAGACCAGCAAGAATGACTTCTCCCTCTCCTTGAA GACTCTTGGAACAGCCTGA
- the SHF gene encoding SH2 domain-containing adapter protein F isoform X5, whose product MEPYEAQKMMAEIRQKGLREAPARPLHLYDTPYEPVLGGLDVDGDRPACPRPRESRLPEDDERPPEEYDQPWEWKKERISKAFAVEIKVIKDLPWPPPVGQLDSGESPPDGEAGASVPPQHGQPGYEDANGPSEGLGYGRTSPCREEKARAALRHGSSSLKSTKMLIAEPGPFVGERIDPALPLESQCWYHGAISRTDAETLLRLCKEASYLVRNSETSKNDFSLSLKSSQGFMHMKLSRTQENKYVLGQHSPPFDSVPEIIHHYASRKLPIKGAEHMSLLYPVAIRTL is encoded by the exons ATGGAGCCATACGAAGCCCAGAAGATGATGGCTG AGATCCGCCAGAAGGGCTTACGGGAGGCTCCTGCTCGGCCGCTGCACCTCTACGACACTCCCTATGAGCCTGTGCTCGGAGGGCTGGATGTGGATGGCGACCGGCCGGCTTGCCCCAGGCCCAGGGAGTCCCGGCTGCCCGAGGATGACGAGCGGCCGCCGGAGGAATACGACCAGCCCTGGGAGTGGAAGAAGGAGCGGATCTCCAAAGCCTTTGCAG TTGAAATCAAGGTCATTAAAGACCTGCCATGGCCACCGCCGGTGGGACAGCTCGACAGCGGTGAAAGCCCCCCGGACGGTGAGGCCGGTGCCTCCGTCCCTCCGCAGCACGGCCAGCCCGGCTACGAAGACGCCAACG GTCCGTCGGAGGGGCTGGGGTACGGCCGCACCTCGCcctgcagggaggagaaggcCAGGGCAGCCCTCAGACATGGCTCCAGCAGCCTCAAGAGCACGAAGATGCTGATCGCCGAGCCTGGCCCCTTCGTTGGGGAGAGGATtgaccctgccctgcccctggaGAGCCAGTG ctggTACCACGGGGCCATCAGCCGGACGGACGCAGAGACGCTGCTGAGGCTGTGCAAGGAGGCCAGCTACTTGGTGCGGAACAGCGAGACCAGCAAGAATGACTTCTCCCTCTCCTTGAA gagcagccagggctTCATGCACATGAAGCTGTCCCGGACCCAAGAGAACAAGTACGTGCTGGGTCAGCACAGCCCGCCCTTCGACAGCGTGCCGGAGATCATTCACCACTACGCCAGCCGCAAGCTACCCATCAAGGGGGCTGAGCACATGTCCTTGCTTTACCCGGTGGCTATCCGTACCCTATAG
- the SHF gene encoding SH2 domain-containing adapter protein F isoform X4 produces MLLSGAAAGSERGGGAGAGAGAGGAPQCVGTMARWLREHLGFRSAKPAPPAPPKPDYRAGPPPQPPPPPGGAAEPLAAAQPDIVAAYRLQKERDFEDPYSGAPPPAAPDGPRYVSPKHRLIKVEAVEKVPASPPPPPLTPAAPGSPPAGPEPPDEPPQELAVLEDYADPFDAAQVAGSQAGLEKVTENDGYMEPYEAQKMMAEIRQKGLREAPARPLHLYDTPYEPVLGGLDVDGDRPACPRPRESRLPEDDERPPEEYDQPWEWKKERISKAFAVEIKVIKDLPWPPPVGQLDSGESPPDGEAGASVPPQHGQPGYEDANGPSEGLGYGRTSPCREEKARAALRHGSSSLKSTKMLIAEPGPFVGERIDPALPLESQCQSLSCLQLVPRGHQPDGRRDAAEAVQGGQLLGAEQRDQQE; encoded by the exons ATGCTGCTGAGCGGAGCGGCGGCCGGCTcggagcgcggcggcggggcgggagccggggcgggggccggcggggctcCGCAGTGCGTGGGCACCATGGCCCGCTGGCTCCGCGAGCACCTGGGCTTCCGCAGCGCCAAGCCCGCTCCCCCCGCGCCGCCCAAGCCCGACTACCGCGCCGGgccgccgccgcagccgcccccgccgcccggggGCGCCGCCGAGCCGCTGGCCGCCGCCCAGCCCGACATCGTGGCGGCCTACCGGCTGCAGAAGGAGCGCGACTTCGAGGACCCCTACAGCggggcgccgccgcccgccgcccccgaCGGGCCCCGGTACGTCTCGCCCAAGCACCGGCTCATCAAGGTGGAGGCGGTGGAGAAGGTGCCCgccagccccccgccgccgccgctgaCGCCCGCCGCCCCCGGTTCGCCACCGGCCGGCCCCGAGCCGCCCGACGAGCCGCCGCAGGAG ctGGCTGTCCTGGAGGACTATGCAGATCCCTTCGATGCGGCGCAGGTGGCTGGtagccaggcagggctggagaagGTGACGGAGAACGATGGATACATGGAGCCATACGAAGCCCAGAAGATGATGGCTG AGATCCGCCAGAAGGGCTTACGGGAGGCTCCTGCTCGGCCGCTGCACCTCTACGACACTCCCTATGAGCCTGTGCTCGGAGGGCTGGATGTGGATGGCGACCGGCCGGCTTGCCCCAGGCCCAGGGAGTCCCGGCTGCCCGAGGATGACGAGCGGCCGCCGGAGGAATACGACCAGCCCTGGGAGTGGAAGAAGGAGCGGATCTCCAAAGCCTTTGCAG TTGAAATCAAGGTCATTAAAGACCTGCCATGGCCACCGCCGGTGGGACAGCTCGACAGCGGTGAAAGCCCCCCGGACGGTGAGGCCGGTGCCTCCGTCCCTCCGCAGCACGGCCAGCCCGGCTACGAAGACGCCAACG GTCCGTCGGAGGGGCTGGGGTACGGCCGCACCTCGCcctgcagggaggagaaggcCAGGGCAGCCCTCAGACATGGCTCCAGCAGCCTCAAGAGCACGAAGATGCTGATCGCCGAGCCTGGCCCCTTCGTTGGGGAGAGGATtgaccctgccctgcccctggaGAGCCAGTG CCagtccctctcctgcctccagctggTACCACGGGGCCATCAGCCGGACGGACGCAGAGACGCTGCTGAGGCTGTGCAAGGAGGCCAGCTACTTGGTGCGGAACAGCGAGACCAGCAAGAATGA
- the SHF gene encoding SH2 domain-containing adapter protein F isoform X2 has product MLLSGAAAGSERGGGAGAGAGAGGAPQCVGTMARWLREHLGFRSAKPAPPAPPKPDYRAGPPPQPPPPPGGAAEPLAAAQPDIVAAYRLQKERDFEDPYSGAPPPAAPDGPRYVSPKHRLIKVEAVEKVPASPPPPPLTPAAPGSPPAGPEPPDEPPQELAVLEDYADPFDAAQVAGSQAGLEKVTENDGYMEPYEAQKMMAEIRQKGLREAPARPLHLYDTPYEPVLGGLDVDGDRPACPRPRESRLPEDDERPPEEYDQPWEWKKERISKAFAGPSEGLGYGRTSPCREEKARAALRHGSSSLKSTKMLIAEPGPFVGERIDPALPLESQCWYHGAISRTDAETLLRLCKEASYLVRNSETSKNDFSLSLKSSQGFMHMKLSRTQENKYVLGQHSPPFDSVPEIIHHYASRKLPIKGAEHMSLLYPVAIRTL; this is encoded by the exons ATGCTGCTGAGCGGAGCGGCGGCCGGCTcggagcgcggcggcggggcgggagccggggcgggggccggcggggctcCGCAGTGCGTGGGCACCATGGCCCGCTGGCTCCGCGAGCACCTGGGCTTCCGCAGCGCCAAGCCCGCTCCCCCCGCGCCGCCCAAGCCCGACTACCGCGCCGGgccgccgccgcagccgcccccgccgcccggggGCGCCGCCGAGCCGCTGGCCGCCGCCCAGCCCGACATCGTGGCGGCCTACCGGCTGCAGAAGGAGCGCGACTTCGAGGACCCCTACAGCggggcgccgccgcccgccgcccccgaCGGGCCCCGGTACGTCTCGCCCAAGCACCGGCTCATCAAGGTGGAGGCGGTGGAGAAGGTGCCCgccagccccccgccgccgccgctgaCGCCCGCCGCCCCCGGTTCGCCACCGGCCGGCCCCGAGCCGCCCGACGAGCCGCCGCAGGAG ctGGCTGTCCTGGAGGACTATGCAGATCCCTTCGATGCGGCGCAGGTGGCTGGtagccaggcagggctggagaagGTGACGGAGAACGATGGATACATGGAGCCATACGAAGCCCAGAAGATGATGGCTG AGATCCGCCAGAAGGGCTTACGGGAGGCTCCTGCTCGGCCGCTGCACCTCTACGACACTCCCTATGAGCCTGTGCTCGGAGGGCTGGATGTGGATGGCGACCGGCCGGCTTGCCCCAGGCCCAGGGAGTCCCGGCTGCCCGAGGATGACGAGCGGCCGCCGGAGGAATACGACCAGCCCTGGGAGTGGAAGAAGGAGCGGATCTCCAAAGCCTTTGCAG GTCCGTCGGAGGGGCTGGGGTACGGCCGCACCTCGCcctgcagggaggagaaggcCAGGGCAGCCCTCAGACATGGCTCCAGCAGCCTCAAGAGCACGAAGATGCTGATCGCCGAGCCTGGCCCCTTCGTTGGGGAGAGGATtgaccctgccctgcccctggaGAGCCAGTG ctggTACCACGGGGCCATCAGCCGGACGGACGCAGAGACGCTGCTGAGGCTGTGCAAGGAGGCCAGCTACTTGGTGCGGAACAGCGAGACCAGCAAGAATGACTTCTCCCTCTCCTTGAA gagcagccagggctTCATGCACATGAAGCTGTCCCGGACCCAAGAGAACAAGTACGTGCTGGGTCAGCACAGCCCGCCCTTCGACAGCGTGCCGGAGATCATTCACCACTACGCCAGCCGCAAGCTACCCATCAAGGGGGCTGAGCACATGTCCTTGCTTTACCCGGTGGCTATCCGTACCCTATAG
- the SHF gene encoding SH2 domain-containing adapter protein F isoform X1, with product MLLSGAAAGSERGGGAGAGAGAGGAPQCVGTMARWLREHLGFRSAKPAPPAPPKPDYRAGPPPQPPPPPGGAAEPLAAAQPDIVAAYRLQKERDFEDPYSGAPPPAAPDGPRYVSPKHRLIKVEAVEKVPASPPPPPLTPAAPGSPPAGPEPPDEPPQELAVLEDYADPFDAAQVAGSQAGLEKVTENDGYMEPYEAQKMMAEIRQKGLREAPARPLHLYDTPYEPVLGGLDVDGDRPACPRPRESRLPEDDERPPEEYDQPWEWKKERISKAFAVEIKVIKDLPWPPPVGQLDSGESPPDGEAGASVPPQHGQPGYEDANGPSEGLGYGRTSPCREEKARAALRHGSSSLKSTKMLIAEPGPFVGERIDPALPLESQCWYHGAISRTDAETLLRLCKEASYLVRNSETSKNDFSLSLKSSQGFMHMKLSRTQENKYVLGQHSPPFDSVPEIIHHYASRKLPIKGAEHMSLLYPVAIRTL from the exons ATGCTGCTGAGCGGAGCGGCGGCCGGCTcggagcgcggcggcggggcgggagccggggcgggggccggcggggctcCGCAGTGCGTGGGCACCATGGCCCGCTGGCTCCGCGAGCACCTGGGCTTCCGCAGCGCCAAGCCCGCTCCCCCCGCGCCGCCCAAGCCCGACTACCGCGCCGGgccgccgccgcagccgcccccgccgcccggggGCGCCGCCGAGCCGCTGGCCGCCGCCCAGCCCGACATCGTGGCGGCCTACCGGCTGCAGAAGGAGCGCGACTTCGAGGACCCCTACAGCggggcgccgccgcccgccgcccccgaCGGGCCCCGGTACGTCTCGCCCAAGCACCGGCTCATCAAGGTGGAGGCGGTGGAGAAGGTGCCCgccagccccccgccgccgccgctgaCGCCCGCCGCCCCCGGTTCGCCACCGGCCGGCCCCGAGCCGCCCGACGAGCCGCCGCAGGAG ctGGCTGTCCTGGAGGACTATGCAGATCCCTTCGATGCGGCGCAGGTGGCTGGtagccaggcagggctggagaagGTGACGGAGAACGATGGATACATGGAGCCATACGAAGCCCAGAAGATGATGGCTG AGATCCGCCAGAAGGGCTTACGGGAGGCTCCTGCTCGGCCGCTGCACCTCTACGACACTCCCTATGAGCCTGTGCTCGGAGGGCTGGATGTGGATGGCGACCGGCCGGCTTGCCCCAGGCCCAGGGAGTCCCGGCTGCCCGAGGATGACGAGCGGCCGCCGGAGGAATACGACCAGCCCTGGGAGTGGAAGAAGGAGCGGATCTCCAAAGCCTTTGCAG TTGAAATCAAGGTCATTAAAGACCTGCCATGGCCACCGCCGGTGGGACAGCTCGACAGCGGTGAAAGCCCCCCGGACGGTGAGGCCGGTGCCTCCGTCCCTCCGCAGCACGGCCAGCCCGGCTACGAAGACGCCAACG GTCCGTCGGAGGGGCTGGGGTACGGCCGCACCTCGCcctgcagggaggagaaggcCAGGGCAGCCCTCAGACATGGCTCCAGCAGCCTCAAGAGCACGAAGATGCTGATCGCCGAGCCTGGCCCCTTCGTTGGGGAGAGGATtgaccctgccctgcccctggaGAGCCAGTG ctggTACCACGGGGCCATCAGCCGGACGGACGCAGAGACGCTGCTGAGGCTGTGCAAGGAGGCCAGCTACTTGGTGCGGAACAGCGAGACCAGCAAGAATGACTTCTCCCTCTCCTTGAA gagcagccagggctTCATGCACATGAAGCTGTCCCGGACCCAAGAGAACAAGTACGTGCTGGGTCAGCACAGCCCGCCCTTCGACAGCGTGCCGGAGATCATTCACCACTACGCCAGCCGCAAGCTACCCATCAAGGGGGCTGAGCACATGTCCTTGCTTTACCCGGTGGCTATCCGTACCCTATAG